AACATCCCCTAGCATCAATGCACATGAATGAAATACTGAATGGGAAAAATCTTCCCATCCGATATGGTGGGATTAGTACTTGTTTTAGGAAGGAGGCAGGTGCACACGGTAAAGATATGAAAGGACTTTTTAGGGTACATCAGTTTGAAAAAGTAGAACAATTCGTCTTTTGCAAACCAGAAGAGTCTTGGAAGGAACATGAAAGACTCTTACAAATTACTGAAAAATTTTATGAAATTCTAGAGATTCCATTTCGGACAATAATTTTGTGCTCTGGAGATCTCGGAAAGGTGTCTGCAAAGACTTACGACATAGAAGCATGGTTTCCCGCTCAAAATTCTTATAGAGAGATATGTTCGTGTTCGAATTGCACCGATTATCAAGCAAGAAGTCTAAGGATAAGGTATAGAAACAATCCTAACGATCAAACATCATTAGTTCATACACTAAATAGTACTCTTGTAGCAATTCAGAGAACCCTAGTCGCTATCCTAGAAAATTATCAGACCGTTAAGGGGACAATCATAGTTCCGGAGGCTTTGAAAAAGTACATGGGCGGTATAGATGAAATAGGTAAATAAATAAATAAAAATATAAAATATCCATGTTCTATAAAAATTCATTTATGCTATTAAGACGTTCAAATAGTTTGGTTTTCAGATAAACGGAGAAATATCATTGCTAATGAGATATTGTTTTGCAAAATAAAGTAACCAAAATGTATATATCTTAGTTGTCAGGCTCATATTATAATGAGCTTGTTAAACGTACTGTCTCAAACAAGTAGTATGTTCCAAAACTTTGGCTTACAAATCGGGCCTCAATATGATCCATTGTTCTATGATGTAATGATATACATTTTTGGAACTATGTTATTTGGAGTATTCTTGCTGAGTGTAATTTCATTTTGGTTGAGAAGGAAGGGCCTTGGGGGCGCATCTGCTAAAGAGAAATGGACCCAAGAGTTAGAGAAATACTTTGAAAAAGAACAAATAGGGTTAATACCTGACGCGACACACCACTGGTAATAAATAAAAAGGACTGATCCTTTTTATTTATATAATAAATTTTTAATTATTGTTAGTTTCTCTTGTATCAAATTATAGTTGGCCAGTGGGGATTATCTCTTGGTGAAATTGAGACCATCAACAATCTTTTTAAAGACTATTATGTTTTAGAAAATCCTCTAAATCAAAATGTAGGCTACGCAAGTACTTTAGAAATCGAGTTTTTAAAAAACAAAGATACAGACTTTTTCGATTGCATAACAATCGAAAAATGGACAGATCTGGTAGGAATTATCAAGAACATTAAGAAAAGAAGGGGAAGAAAAGGGCTGAAATTGAAAATAACTATAGCAGATTATTTTGAATCTGGAGATACCATTGATGTTGATGCTAACATCAAAAATGGTGATGATGCAGACATCGAAAGGGAGGTTGAGTTATTATTTTTTAAGAGAACAATTTTTTTACTAATGCATAAGATTGACTCGGAATTTATTAAGGGGCTTGAAAGAATCGAGGTAGCGATTGAAAACTTTACAGAATTATCCAAAAAAATATCCCAATCCTCAATTTCAGAGGATCAAAATGAAAAGAATAGACATGAATACGGCAAAGCCGAGGAGAATTACCACAGTCTAAGCAATAACTACAACATGTCTACTGGTAATAGAGAAAGCGAGATCCAAATGCAGATCTTTTTATTTGATGACAAGAAGAGGGTTTGGAAAAATCTTTAGTTCTATATTAATATAAATAAAGAAAACATAGTAGAGCGGTTGCTCAATCCATAGAATTAAAAAAGACCATCTTTAGGAAGATAAAGTATGGGGAAAAAGGATGACACAAGTGGTCTTGAAAAAACTATGGATATTTTTCTAGATTTCAAGAACAAAGAAATCAACGTTGGAGAAGAGTTAGAGTGTATAATAACAATAAACTATACTGGTAGATTTGACAGCATAAGTATTAATTCCCAGATTGAAGATTCGTCGGATGTATTTACATACACGCAGATTAACGGTAAGAAAATTAATCACCCCTATGCGAGACTTTCTATAATGAAAAAAGAACTTCAAGATCCTAGTAGCATAAAATTAAAAGCTACTACACAACATGTTCCCAAAAATACTGAATCAGTTGTAAAGCTTAGAGCCACACTAATTCAAGAACATAAAGAAATAGCATCGGATATCAAATTCATCAAAATAAAAAAATGAGATAAATTTAGCCGAAGCTAGGTTCAACTGATACCTGGCCAGTCATCCAAGGATGAGGTTCGCAATGATACAGATACTCACCCCGTTGGGTAAAGGTGAAGTCATATGTACCTTGAGGAGGAATTAGACCTATCGAATCTAGAGAATTAAATGGTCCATTCACAGGATCTACATAGTTAGTATCACTCGTTACCGAATGTGCAGTAATATCATCATTTGTCCAAACCACTTTATTTGAGACCCCCAGTGATGCTCTTATTTCTTTGGGAACAAAGAAGGTTGGATTTGCAGGCAGCGAAGAGCCTTCGGCTATTTTAATATCAGTAGTTCCAGATGGATTCAAGATTTCCTCAGATACTTCAGGTTTTGCATTTATTGCAGGAGTAAAAACGAATTGATAGTATGCTAAACTAACAGTGACTATTACTACAAAGGAAATAATACTAATCCCGCCAATTTGGGACTGTTTTTTTACATTTTCCAATTAGATTTTATTCCTTCAGTCAATAATAAATATTTTTTTTTATGAGACCCTAAAAATAGAAAGTACTTGTTATCTAAAAAGAATTAAAGGATATGATTGTAGGAATAAAAAAAAATTAGGTAAGATTCTTGTCAGGATTAGTAGTTTTTGATCCACCCATATCCGAAATTGAAGTAGTATTGGGTGATTTAGTGGAATTAGTCTGTTGGGGTAATTCTCCATCATTTTGATCATTCTTGATAGAATATAATGAACCAGCAGTTGTTCGTATATTCTGACTATAGTCATTAGCTGGTCCAGGTCCAGTACTAGCATCAACACCTGTTGCGGAATTCTTTGAGGACGGCGGTATAGAACTTCCTTTTGAAGAGGATATTTCAGGAACCGGAACGGGTTTTTTGTCTTCTAGTGACTTATCCGATGGAGCATTAAAGATACGATCCGACGAATCAGATAGTTCGCCAACTGTGGCAGGTTTGGACGGCAATGACTTTGTGGAACCTGCACCAAAAGACGGAAAAACAAATTTACGCTTATTGGTAGTTACAACTTCCACATTAGACTTGGTAAGTCCACGTCCATACCTATAAAGATGGAACATTCCCGCAAATACGAGCATCAATATACCCATCAAGAAGAGAGAGTAGTTTTTCATACCATTTAATACAGCGTAGTATGCAGCTATGTTCAAGTATACTTGGAATGCGATTAATGCTATAAAGA
This Candidatus Nitrosocosmicus oleophilus DNA region includes the following protein-coding sequences:
- a CDS encoding cupredoxin domain-containing protein; the protein is MENVKKQSQIGGISIISFVVIVTVSLAYYQFVFTPAINAKPEVSEEILNPSGTTDIKIAEGSSLPANPTFFVPKEIRASLGVSNKVVWTNDDITAHSVTSDTNYVDPVNGPFNSLDSIGLIPPQGTYDFTFTQRGEYLYHCEPHPWMTGQVSVEPSFG